Part of the Candidatus Omnitrophota bacterium genome, TTGAGTTTTATCTTCTATATAAAATCTAATCCTAAGAATGCAACAGGCAGATACATTATTGTTTTATTAGCCTACATATTAGCTATTTTATCCAAGGAATACGCCTTGATATTGCCGCTAATGCTTGTTTCCTATCACTATGTTTTTAGAACAGAGTATAAATTCAAGAGATTTTTGCCAATTTTGGCCGTTACTTTTCTCTATATCTTAATACGCTTAACGGTCCTTAGCGCTTTAATGCCCCCTAAGGCGCTGATCTTAACCAGCCTATGGCAGAGGTTACCCGGCGTTTTTGTAGCCCTGGCCAATTATATTAGGTTCCTTTTTCTGCCTTTCAACCTGCATATGGAATACGGCAATACGGTGTTTAGCCCTATGCATCCAAAGGCAATATTGGGGGCTGCGATTTTTATTTTTTTTATGGCGTTAGCTTTTTTAAAGAGAAGGAATAACGCCTTGATATCTTTTTCTATATTTTGGTTTTTTATCTTTTTATTTCCCCAGTCCAATATTTTCCCTGTCAATGCCTATATGTCCGAACACTGGCTATACCTGGCCTCAGCAGGCTTTTTTCTCGTTTTGGCATACGGGCTAGCATGTTTATATAGAACAAAGGGGTTAAAAAGTTTCACAATATTCCTCTTGATATCCGTATTGCTCTTCTATTCGTTTCTTACTGTCCGGCAGAATAGTTACTGGAGGGACCCCGTTATTTTTTATGAACGGACCTTAAAGTATGCCCCGCATAGCGCCAGGGCTCTTTATAATCTCGGTAATGCCTTGCGCGATATCGGTAAATATAGAGAAGCTATGGCCTCGTATGATAGCGCTATAAAAAATAATCCAAACCATATCGGCGCATATAATAATCTTGGCGCCCTCTATTCAGATATCGGCAACCCCGAAGAAGCCGTATCCTTATACAAAAAAGCGATAGAAATTGACCCTGGCCATGCCAAGGCATACAATAATCTTGCTAACGTTTATAAGGAAACCGGCAGGACAGACGAAGCCATAATTCTTTATAAGAAGGCAATTGAAATTAAACCCGACTACGCCGATGCTTATTATAACTTAGGTAGCGCCTATGCGGCTAT contains:
- a CDS encoding tetratricopeptide repeat protein, giving the protein MALGLTIYSNSLSKKFIWDDEFLVKDNTYIRNLVNIKEIFTKDIGAGAENIYYSYRPVQTLTYMLDYSLWKLNLKGYHFTNIVLHILAALAFYWLCNTLFADKVISFIASSLFVAFPLHTEAVSYVSGRADSLAALFLLLSFIFYIKSNPKNATGRYIIVLLAYILAILSKEYALILPLMLVSYHYVFRTEYKFKRFLPILAVTFLYILIRLTVLSALMPPKALILTSLWQRLPGVFVALANYIRFLFLPFNLHMEYGNTVFSPMHPKAILGAAIFIFFMALAFLKRRNNALISFSIFWFFIFLFPQSNIFPVNAYMSEHWLYLASAGFFLVLAYGLACLYRTKGLKSFTIFLLISVLLFYSFLTVRQNSYWRDPVIFYERTLKYAPHSARALYNLGNALRDIGKYREAMASYDSAIKNNPNHIGAYNNLGALYSDIGNPEEAVSLYKKAIEIDPGHAKAYNNLANVYKETGRTDEAIILYKKAIEIKPDYADAYYNLGSAYAAMGRPREAIPAYQKTIEINPGYLLAYTGLGDVYYEAGNLKEALTLYTQAIKLKPDYAEAYNRLGILLYTAMEKKEEAIAAFKKAIETNPCLADAHNNLAVAYYYYKKQYGLAAKHCDQAAELGYKVNPDFLKQLQPYRKSPKPKKSEKPVK